Proteins encoded together in one Hymenobacter monticola window:
- a CDS encoding B12-binding domain-containing radical SAM protein, which yields MSTASPRILLLTPPLTQLNTPYPATAYIKGFLTGRGYAVTQADLGLQLVLRLFSEAGLKRVFLEIEAGNFDLSDNARRMLRLQNRYLATIGPVIRFLQNKDLTLAPRICHGRFLPEASRFDNVADLETAFGTMGLTDQARHLATLYLEDLADLLKETVGPHFGFSRYAEKLALSATSFEPLHQELEAAPNLLDRMLLEELEPLLARVQPDVVGFTVPFPGNLYGALRLAKHIKHLRPATHTIMGGGYPNTELRTIQEPRFFDYIDYLTLDDGEGPWLRLLEYLGVQNEQKARHDVRESSDVVDEVHCDLQTALYSPPRRDQLQRTFLRNEQGQIEYINYPHPDIPHPEVGTPDYSDLPLTEYLSVLEVLNPMHRLWSDGRWNKLTVAHGCYWKRCSFCDVTLDYISRYETAPSTLLVDRIEQIIQQTGQTGFHFVDEAAPPLALRDLAVELLKRRVPITWWGNIRFEKTFSADLCRLLAASGCIAVSGGLEVASDRLLTLMEKGVTIAQVARVADGFTQAGIMVHAYLMYGFPTQTAQETVDSLEVVRQLFAAGVVQSGYWHRFSMTAHSPVGKNPAKYQVQAVGPEPAGFAWNDLWHDDPLGADHEAFGPGLAKSLYNYLHGVALDEPLARWFDFKTPRPTTPRHLVQQALQAPEKPDFARPNQRLFWLGNAPEFRLEAGKKAPRAVLTCYEQAEDFEVKTTEAAGRWLHQLLTQLSHDYDTKVLLRDAAASFPKSEGSFEAFLQTPAWQLLREKGLLLI from the coding sequence GTGTCCACTGCCTCGCCCCGCATCCTGCTGCTCACGCCGCCGCTCACGCAGCTCAACACCCCATACCCGGCCACGGCCTACATCAAGGGCTTCCTGACGGGGCGCGGCTACGCCGTGACGCAGGCCGACCTGGGCCTGCAGCTGGTGCTGCGCCTGTTTTCGGAAGCGGGCTTGAAGCGGGTCTTTCTGGAGATTGAAGCGGGCAATTTTGACCTCAGCGACAATGCCCGGCGCATGCTGCGGCTGCAAAACCGCTACCTGGCCACCATTGGCCCTGTCATCCGGTTTCTGCAGAACAAAGACCTGACGCTGGCCCCGCGCATCTGCCACGGCCGTTTCCTGCCCGAAGCCAGCCGCTTCGACAACGTGGCCGACCTCGAAACCGCCTTCGGCACCATGGGCCTCACCGACCAGGCCCGCCACCTGGCCACCCTCTACCTCGAAGACCTGGCCGACCTGCTCAAGGAAACCGTGGGCCCGCACTTCGGCTTCTCGCGTTACGCCGAGAAATTGGCCCTCTCGGCCACCAGCTTCGAGCCCCTGCACCAAGAGCTGGAAGCCGCGCCCAACCTCCTCGACCGCATGCTGCTGGAGGAGTTGGAGCCGCTGCTGGCGCGGGTGCAGCCCGATGTGGTGGGTTTCACCGTGCCTTTTCCCGGCAACCTCTACGGCGCCCTGCGGCTGGCCAAGCACATCAAGCACCTCCGCCCCGCCACCCATACCATCATGGGCGGCGGCTACCCCAACACCGAGCTGCGCACCATTCAGGAGCCCCGTTTCTTCGATTACATCGACTACCTGACCCTGGACGACGGCGAAGGCCCGTGGTTGCGGCTGCTGGAGTATTTGGGTGTTCAGAACGAGCAAAAAGCTCGACATGACGTTCGGGAGAGCAGTGATGTCGTTGACGAAGTGCACTGCGACCTGCAAACCGCCCTCTACAGCCCGCCCCGCCGCGACCAGCTGCAGCGCACCTTCCTGCGCAACGAGCAGGGCCAGATTGAGTACATCAATTACCCGCACCCCGACATTCCGCACCCCGAAGTAGGCACGCCCGACTACTCCGACCTGCCCCTGACGGAGTACCTCTCGGTGCTGGAAGTACTGAACCCCATGCACCGCCTCTGGAGCGACGGCCGCTGGAACAAGCTCACCGTGGCCCACGGCTGTTACTGGAAGCGCTGCTCGTTTTGCGACGTGACGCTGGACTACATCAGTCGGTACGAAACCGCCCCCAGCACCTTATTGGTGGATAGAATCGAGCAAATCATTCAGCAAACCGGCCAGACCGGCTTTCATTTCGTGGACGAGGCTGCCCCGCCGCTGGCCCTGCGCGACCTGGCCGTGGAGCTGCTCAAGCGCCGCGTGCCCATCACCTGGTGGGGCAATATTCGCTTCGAGAAAACCTTCTCGGCCGACCTCTGCCGCCTGCTGGCCGCCTCGGGCTGCATTGCCGTGAGCGGGGGGCTGGAAGTGGCTTCGGACCGGCTGCTGACGCTGATGGAAAAGGGCGTCACCATTGCGCAAGTGGCCCGCGTGGCCGACGGCTTCACCCAGGCCGGCATCATGGTGCACGCCTATTTGATGTACGGCTTCCCCACCCAAACCGCGCAGGAAACCGTGGACAGCCTCGAAGTGGTGCGCCAGCTCTTCGCCGCCGGCGTGGTGCAAAGCGGCTACTGGCACCGCTTCTCGATGACGGCGCACTCGCCCGTGGGCAAAAATCCGGCGAAGTACCAAGTGCAGGCCGTGGGCCCCGAGCCCGCCGGCTTCGCCTGGAACGACCTCTGGCACGACGACCCCCTCGGCGCCGACCACGAAGCCTTCGGCCCCGGCCTGGCCAAGAGCCTCTACAACTACCTGCACGGCGTAGCGCTGGACGAGCCCCTGGCCCGCTGGTTTGATTTCAAAACGCCGCGCCCCACCACGCCGCGCCACCTCGTGCAACAGGCCCTGCAGGCCCCCGAGAAGCCCGATTTCGCCCGCCCGAACCAGCGCCTATTCTGGCTCGGCAACGCCCCCGAGTTCCGCCTCGAAGCCGGCAAAAAAGCACCCCGCGCTGTGCTCACCTGCTACGAGCAGGCCGAGGATTTCGAGGTGAAAACCACCGAAGCCGCCGGACGCTGGCTGCACCAGCTGCTCACGCAGCTCAGCCACGATTATGATACCAAGGTGCTGCTGCGCGATGCGGCGGCCTCTTTTCCTAAGTCCGAAGGCTCATTCGAGGCCTTTCTGCAAACGCCGGCCTGGCAGCTGCTGCGCGAAAAAGGCCTGCTGCTCATTTAG